A stretch of Shinella zoogloeoides DNA encodes these proteins:
- a CDS encoding LysR family transcriptional regulator, giving the protein MDTLTRIRAFIDVVDAEGFSAASRKTGRSKALLSKYVRELEDELGTLLLNRTTRQFSMTEPGHTYYRTASDILKEIDNLADLVREKNTDLRGKLKVSAPRTFVDADIGQSLIDFGKEHPELSLEIVSDDRFVDLVEEGFDVAIRITRLEDSALIARKLGDFYLKICVTQDFLERVGPIRHPSDLARLPCIIDTNGKSHSNWRFVDEKGAGFSVPVGGHIEVNSPTAAVRAAASGLGVAQVPAFIARSCLESGRIVSILEDYLPTDRGIYAIYPHRRYLPAKVRTFVDFLHAWFRRHPGIEA; this is encoded by the coding sequence ATGGATACACTGACCCGAATCCGGGCCTTCATCGACGTGGTCGATGCCGAAGGCTTCTCCGCCGCTTCGCGCAAGACCGGCCGGTCCAAGGCGCTCCTGTCCAAATATGTGCGCGAGCTGGAGGACGAGCTGGGCACGCTGCTGCTCAACCGTACCACCCGCCAGTTCTCCATGACCGAACCGGGCCACACCTATTACCGCACCGCCTCTGACATCCTGAAGGAGATCGACAACCTTGCCGATCTAGTGCGCGAGAAGAACACGGACCTGCGCGGCAAGCTGAAGGTTTCCGCCCCGCGCACCTTCGTCGATGCCGATATCGGCCAGTCGCTCATCGATTTCGGCAAGGAGCATCCCGAACTTTCGCTGGAGATCGTCTCGGACGACCGCTTCGTCGATCTGGTCGAGGAAGGCTTCGACGTCGCCATCCGCATCACGCGGCTGGAGGATTCAGCCCTCATCGCACGCAAGCTCGGCGATTTCTATCTCAAGATCTGCGTGACGCAGGACTTCCTCGAGCGTGTCGGCCCGATCCGGCATCCGAGCGACCTCGCCCGCCTGCCCTGCATCATCGACACCAACGGCAAGTCGCACAGCAACTGGCGCTTCGTGGACGAGAAGGGCGCAGGCTTCTCCGTACCGGTGGGCGGCCATATCGAGGTCAACAGCCCGACGGCCGCCGTGCGCGCCGCCGCAAGCGGCCTCGGCGTTGCGCAGGTTCCGGCCTTCATCGCGCGCTCCTGCCTCGAATCGGGCAGGATCGTCTCTATCCTCGAGGATTACCTGCCGACCGACCGCGGCATCTACGCGATCTATCCGCATCGCCGCTACCTGCCCGCGAAAGTGCGCACCTTCGTCGATTTCCTGCACGCCTGGTTCCGCCGCCATCCCGGCATCGAAGCCTGA
- a CDS encoding DUF1007 family protein: MRFLPCLIAGAALFAPAVAFAHPHIFAQARLEVVAGEDGTISELRNVWRFDEMFSASVVMDFDKNSNAQLDPDELAEVGKTVLESLEEFSYYTTITEDGKTVKVGKPDAINVDFKDGQLLMFFTVKPGEVMPLKGKLTFGVYDPTMYAAMDFASDDDLVAIGDKFAACKRAVVRPDPDEVLAQNQDSLTDAFFDDPSGTDMSKLFATRLELTC, encoded by the coding sequence ATGCGCTTCCTGCCTTGCCTGATTGCCGGAGCGGCCCTCTTCGCCCCGGCCGTGGCCTTCGCCCATCCGCATATCTTCGCGCAGGCGCGGCTGGAAGTGGTGGCCGGCGAGGACGGCACGATCAGCGAATTGCGCAATGTCTGGCGTTTCGACGAGATGTTCTCGGCCAGCGTCGTCATGGATTTCGACAAGAACAGCAACGCCCAGCTCGACCCGGACGAGCTTGCCGAGGTCGGCAAGACCGTGCTCGAATCGCTGGAGGAATTCAGCTACTACACGACGATCACCGAGGACGGGAAAACCGTGAAAGTCGGCAAGCCCGACGCGATCAACGTCGACTTCAAGGACGGCCAGCTCCTGATGTTCTTCACGGTGAAGCCCGGCGAGGTCATGCCGCTCAAGGGCAAGCTCACCTTCGGCGTCTACGATCCCACCATGTATGCGGCGATGGATTTCGCCTCCGACGACGACCTCGTCGCCATCGGCGACAAGTTCGCCGCCTGCAAGCGCGCGGTCGTGCGGCCCGACCCGGACGAGGTGCTCGCCCAGAACCAGGACAGCCTGACGGACGCCTTCTTCGACGATCCGTCCGGCACCGACATGTCGAAACTCTTCGCGACCCGGCTGGAGCTGACATGCTGA
- a CDS encoding nickel/cobalt transporter: MLTRDRAVALVALTLAAASIATFAHAQSPLGIGSAEPGFNTTGTFGGLFAWINAQQQGFYRLMTGALKDMRETPWAASTLVGLSFAYGVFHAAGPGHGKAVISSYMLANELELKRGVLLSFLSSILQGIVAILLVGAAYLFLRGTTVSMTDATRALEIGSYALIALFGAWLLYKKLRPVAARPASTLGISAVEVHGHHHHAGEVCATCGHAHAPDPALLKGDRFALREAWSAIVAVGLRPCSGALIVLSFALLNGLYLGGMLAVLAMSIGTAITVSILATLAVTAKGAAVRFAGNGSAAQRVGTAIEIGGAALVMVLGLLLLGAALQA, from the coding sequence ATGCTGACCCGCGACCGCGCCGTCGCCCTGGTCGCCCTCACGCTTGCCGCCGCCTCCATTGCGACCTTCGCCCATGCCCAGTCCCCGCTCGGCATCGGCTCGGCCGAGCCGGGCTTCAACACGACCGGCACCTTCGGCGGCCTTTTTGCCTGGATCAATGCGCAGCAACAGGGCTTCTATCGCCTGATGACCGGCGCGCTGAAGGACATGCGCGAGACCCCGTGGGCGGCCTCGACGCTCGTCGGCCTTTCCTTCGCCTATGGCGTCTTCCACGCGGCCGGCCCCGGCCACGGCAAGGCCGTCATCTCCTCCTACATGCTGGCGAACGAGCTGGAGCTGAAGCGCGGCGTGCTGCTCTCCTTCCTGTCCTCGATCCTGCAGGGCATCGTCGCCATCTTGCTCGTCGGCGCGGCCTATCTCTTCCTGCGTGGCACCACGGTTTCGATGACCGACGCCACAAGGGCGCTCGAAATCGGCAGCTACGCGCTCATCGCCCTCTTCGGCGCATGGCTGCTGTACAAGAAGCTGCGGCCAGTGGCGGCGCGGCCCGCCTCCACGCTCGGCATCTCGGCCGTCGAGGTGCACGGACATCACCACCATGCCGGCGAGGTCTGCGCGACCTGCGGCCACGCCCATGCGCCGGACCCGGCGCTCTTGAAAGGCGACCGTTTCGCACTCCGCGAGGCCTGGTCCGCCATCGTCGCCGTGGGGCTTCGCCCCTGCTCGGGTGCACTGATCGTCCTGAGCTTCGCCCTGCTGAACGGGCTTTATCTCGGCGGCATGCTCGCGGTCCTCGCCATGTCCATCGGCACGGCCATCACCGTCTCCATTCTCGCCACGCTCGCCGTCACCGCCAAGGGCGCGGCCGTGCGCTTCGCCGGCAATGGCTCGGCGGCGCAACGGGTCGGCACCGCCATAGAGATCGGCGGCGCTGCACTGGTGATGGTTCTCGGATTGCTGCTGCTGGGCGCGGCGCTACAGGCCTAG
- a CDS encoding GNAT family N-acetyltransferase yields the protein MRDLKDWKGCPSPAPVALEGRTVRIEPYDRERHLQPLWDAFGGMGINPLLRYFAQADFTGIEGFDTWSEGAIKSGWVREVIVDKASGKPVGMAHYMRPDPANGVVEIGGIAHGGGMSRSPLSTEAQYLLAKHVFEDLGYRRYEWKCHNDNAASKRTATRLGFTFEGVFRQHMLSKGENRDTAWFSIIDSEWPALDKAFAAWLSPDNFDAEGNQKRRLEDIRAELAGAQ from the coding sequence ATGCGCGATCTCAAGGACTGGAAGGGTTGCCCGTCGCCGGCGCCCGTGGCGCTCGAAGGCCGTACCGTGCGCATCGAACCCTATGATCGCGAAAGGCATCTCCAGCCTCTCTGGGACGCCTTCGGCGGCATGGGCATCAATCCGCTGCTGCGCTATTTCGCACAGGCCGATTTCACCGGCATCGAAGGCTTCGACACTTGGTCGGAAGGCGCGATCAAATCGGGCTGGGTGCGTGAGGTGATCGTCGACAAGGCGAGCGGCAAGCCGGTCGGCATGGCGCATTACATGCGGCCGGATCCTGCCAACGGCGTCGTCGAGATCGGCGGCATCGCCCATGGCGGCGGCATGTCGCGCTCGCCGCTCTCCACCGAGGCGCAGTACCTGCTCGCCAAGCACGTCTTCGAGGACCTCGGTTATCGCCGCTACGAGTGGAAGTGCCACAATGACAATGCGGCCAGCAAGCGCACGGCCACCCGCCTCGGCTTCACCTTCGAGGGCGTCTTCCGCCAGCACATGCTCTCCAAGGGCGAGAACCGCGACACCGCCTGGTTCTCGATCATCGACAGCGAATGGCCGGCGCTCGACAAGGCGTTCGCCGCCTGGCTGTCGCCCGATAATTTCGATGCCGAGGGCAACCAGAAGCGCAGGCTCGAGGATATCCGCGCGGAACTGGCGGGCGCCCAATGA
- a CDS encoding tellurite resistance TerB family protein, whose protein sequence is MFDAKKLLDQFLGSQVPGAGGTVRDRAGQVTQLAKDNPLASIAIAGVLLGTDGGRKVAGSALKIGSLAAIAGLGYQAYKNYRDGQNPAETAQAGTPELLPPPADSGFHPEAVSTDFALILVRAMIAASRADGHIDDAERARIMDKLKVSGLGADAAQFLEQELANPVDLDAIVAAATTEEQRVELYTASRLAIEPETRAERGYLDLLAGRLGLADALVDHIEATVSAAKV, encoded by the coding sequence ATGTTTGACGCCAAGAAATTGCTCGACCAGTTCCTCGGTTCGCAGGTGCCCGGCGCGGGCGGGACCGTGCGCGATCGCGCCGGTCAGGTCACCCAGCTCGCCAAGGACAATCCGCTCGCCAGCATCGCAATTGCCGGCGTGCTGCTCGGCACGGACGGCGGGCGCAAGGTCGCCGGCTCGGCGCTGAAGATCGGCAGCCTTGCCGCCATCGCCGGCCTCGGCTACCAGGCCTACAAGAATTACCGTGACGGCCAGAACCCGGCCGAGACCGCTCAGGCCGGCACGCCCGAACTCCTGCCGCCACCGGCCGATTCCGGCTTCCATCCCGAAGCCGTCAGCACCGATTTCGCCCTCATCCTCGTCCGCGCCATGATCGCCGCCTCCCGCGCTGACGGTCATATCGACGACGCCGAACGCGCCCGCATCATGGACAAGCTCAAGGTTTCCGGCCTCGGCGCGGATGCCGCGCAGTTCCTCGAACAGGAGCTTGCGAACCCCGTCGATCTCGATGCGATCGTCGCGGCCGCGACGACCGAGGAACAGCGCGTCGAACTCTATACCGCCTCGCGCCTCGCCATCGAGCCGGAAACGCGCGCCGAGCGTGGCTATCTCGATCTGCTCGCCGGCCGCCTCGGCCTTGCAGATGCACTGGTCGACCATATCGAGGCGACGGTTTCCGCCGCCAAGGTTTGA
- a CDS encoding 2-dehydro-3-deoxy-phosphogluconate aldolase, whose product MSEKNAKLLSVLKLQPVVPVLVIDDVKTAVPLARALVAGGLKAIEITLRTTAALEAIRAVANEVEGAVAGAGTILNAAQFEAAVEAGSQFIVSPGTTQELIDAAAESGIPLLPGAATASEVMGLREEGYQVMKFFPAEQAGGAAYLKSLSSPLAGTLFCPTGGISLSNARDYLSLPNVVCVGGSWVAPKELVAKGDWAGIEKLAAEAAALKG is encoded by the coding sequence ATGAGCGAGAAAAACGCCAAGCTCCTTTCGGTCCTGAAGCTGCAGCCGGTCGTTCCGGTGCTCGTCATCGACGACGTCAAGACGGCGGTTCCGCTGGCGCGCGCGCTGGTGGCTGGTGGCCTGAAGGCGATCGAGATCACCCTGCGCACCACGGCGGCGCTGGAGGCGATCCGCGCCGTCGCCAACGAGGTGGAAGGCGCCGTCGCCGGGGCCGGCACCATTCTCAATGCCGCGCAGTTCGAGGCGGCGGTCGAGGCCGGCTCACAGTTCATCGTCAGCCCGGGCACCACGCAGGAACTGATCGATGCCGCAGCAGAAAGTGGCATTCCGCTGCTACCCGGTGCGGCCACCGCGAGCGAAGTCATGGGCCTTCGCGAAGAGGGCTATCAGGTCATGAAGTTCTTCCCGGCCGAACAGGCCGGCGGTGCCGCCTATCTCAAGTCGCTGTCCTCGCCGCTCGCCGGCACGCTGTTCTGCCCGACGGGCGGCATCTCGCTGTCGAACGCCCGCGACTACCTCTCGCTGCCGAACGTCGTGTGCGTCGGCGGTTCGTGGGTCGCACCGAAGGAACTGGTCGCCAAGGGCGACTGGGCGGGCATCGAGAAGCTCGCCGCGGAAGCCGCCGCCCTCAAGGGCTGA
- a CDS encoding CYTH domain-containing protein, which translates to MAKEIERKFLVSGQRWRTFADEGIAIRQAYVVAQDDRSLRVRIYGDGRARITLKVGHTALVRDEYEFDIDRDEAEDMLRHAIGNVIEKVRYKVAHEGHVWEIDVYDGVHRGLVIAEVELSSIHDEPDMPNWVGREVTGESQYSNQSMALGFSNGASLRQLA; encoded by the coding sequence ATGGCAAAAGAGATCGAGCGGAAGTTCCTGGTGTCGGGCCAGCGGTGGCGCACCTTCGCGGACGAGGGGATCGCCATACGGCAGGCCTATGTCGTGGCACAGGACGACCGGTCTCTCCGGGTTCGCATCTATGGCGACGGGCGCGCGCGCATCACCCTCAAGGTCGGCCATACCGCGCTCGTGCGTGACGAATACGAATTCGATATCGACCGCGACGAGGCCGAGGACATGCTGCGCCATGCCATCGGCAACGTGATCGAGAAGGTGCGCTACAAGGTGGCGCACGAGGGTCATGTCTGGGAGATCGACGTCTATGACGGCGTCCATCGCGGCCTCGTGATCGCCGAGGTCGAACTGTCCTCCATCCATGACGAGCCGGATATGCCCAACTGGGTGGGCCGGGAAGTGACAGGCGAAAGCCAGTATTCCAACCAGTCCATGGCGCTCGGCTTCAGCAACGGCGCAAGCCTGCGCCAGCTCGCCTGA
- a CDS encoding rhodanese-related sulfurtransferase, whose translation MTNTFSSPNETDGFLVAALYHFVSVPHFAELRAPLQSLCEEYDVRGTLLLAHEGINGTIAGPADGIRTVLSFLRRQPEFSALEHKESWASEMPFLRMKVRLKKEIVTMGVEDIDPNRSVGTYVAPEDWNALISDPGTILIDTRNDYETAIGMFKGAVDPNTKTFREFPEWVRQNTGLHNKPKIAMYCTGGIRCEKATAFMKAEGFEEVYHLKGGILKYLEEVPPEESLWEGACFVFDERVSVLHGLEEGEHKLCRACRHPLTAEEITSPLYEAGVSCPHCHGERSEEDRMRFRQRQKQMDLARERGERHLGK comes from the coding sequence ATGACAAACACGTTCTCCTCGCCCAACGAGACCGACGGCTTCCTGGTCGCCGCGCTCTATCATTTCGTTTCGGTTCCGCATTTCGCGGAACTGCGCGCGCCCCTGCAGTCGCTCTGCGAGGAATATGATGTGCGCGGCACGCTGCTGCTGGCCCATGAGGGCATCAACGGCACCATTGCGGGACCGGCGGACGGCATCCGCACCGTGCTTTCTTTCCTGCGCCGCCAGCCGGAATTCTCCGCGCTGGAGCACAAGGAAAGCTGGGCGAGCGAAATGCCCTTCCTGCGCATGAAGGTGCGGCTGAAGAAGGAGATCGTCACCATGGGCGTCGAGGACATCGACCCCAACCGCTCCGTCGGCACCTATGTAGCGCCCGAGGACTGGAACGCGCTGATCAGCGATCCGGGCACCATCCTCATCGACACGCGCAACGACTACGAGACGGCCATCGGCATGTTCAAGGGCGCGGTCGATCCGAACACCAAGACCTTCCGCGAGTTTCCGGAATGGGTTCGCCAGAACACCGGCCTGCACAACAAGCCGAAGATCGCCATGTACTGCACCGGCGGCATCCGCTGCGAGAAGGCGACCGCCTTCATGAAGGCTGAGGGTTTCGAGGAGGTCTACCACCTCAAGGGCGGCATCCTGAAATATCTGGAGGAAGTACCGCCGGAGGAAAGCCTGTGGGAAGGCGCCTGCTTCGTCTTCGACGAGCGTGTCTCCGTGCTGCATGGCCTGGAGGAAGGCGAGCACAAGCTGTGCCGCGCCTGCCGCCATCCACTGACCGCCGAGGAAATCACCTCCCCGCTCTACGAAGCCGGCGTCTCCTGCCCGCATTGCCACGGCGAGCGCAGCGAGGAAGACCGGATGCGCTTCCGCCAGAGGCAAAAGCAGATGGACCTTGCCCGGGAGCGCGGCGAGCGGCATCTGGGGAAGTAG
- a CDS encoding GH1 family beta-glucosidase: MIDPKTLAERFPGDFLFGVATAAFQIEGAAKMDGRKPSIWDAFSNMPGRVYGRHNGDVACDHYNRLEEDLDLIKSLGVEAYRFSIAWPRIVPEGTGPVNEKGLDFYDRLVDGLKARGIKAYATLYHWDLPLMLAGEGGWTARQTAYAFQRYAKTVIARLGDRLDAVATFNEPWCSVWLSHLYGIHAPGERSMDAALHALHFTNLAHGLGVSAIRAERPDLPVGLVLNAHSIYPGSDSPADKAAADRAFDFHNGVFFGPVFKGAYPESFLSALGHRMPAIEPGDMETIAQPLDWWGLNYYTPMRVADDPAEAAEFPATVPAPPVADIKTDIGWEVYAPALGDLIRKLNADYALPDCYITENGACYNMGVENGTVDDQPRLDYIAEHLGVTADLISEGYPMRGYFAWSLMDNFEWAEGYRMRFGIVHVDYETQVRTVKKSGHWYGALAGQFPKGNHRAG, encoded by the coding sequence ATGATCGATCCCAAGACCCTCGCCGAACGCTTCCCCGGCGACTTCCTCTTCGGCGTGGCGACCGCCGCGTTCCAGATCGAGGGCGCGGCGAAGATGGATGGCCGCAAGCCGTCGATCTGGGATGCCTTCTCCAACATGCCGGGCCGCGTCTACGGCCGGCATAACGGCGATGTCGCCTGCGATCACTACAACCGGCTGGAGGAAGACCTCGACCTCATCAAGTCGCTCGGCGTCGAGGCCTATCGCTTCTCCATCGCCTGGCCGCGCATCGTGCCCGAGGGTACCGGGCCGGTGAACGAGAAGGGGCTGGATTTCTACGATCGTCTCGTCGACGGCTTGAAGGCCCGCGGGATCAAGGCCTATGCCACGCTTTACCATTGGGACCTGCCGCTGATGCTGGCGGGGGAGGGGGGCTGGACGGCTCGGCAGACGGCCTACGCCTTCCAGCGCTACGCCAAGACCGTCATCGCCCGGCTCGGCGACCGGCTGGATGCGGTGGCGACCTTCAACGAACCGTGGTGCTCCGTCTGGCTGAGCCATCTCTACGGCATCCATGCGCCGGGCGAGCGCAGCATGGATGCGGCGCTGCACGCCCTGCATTTCACCAACCTCGCCCATGGCCTCGGCGTTTCGGCCATCCGCGCCGAGCGGCCGGACTTGCCCGTCGGCCTCGTGCTGAACGCCCATTCGATCTATCCGGGCAGCGACAGCCCGGCGGACAAAGCTGCCGCCGACCGGGCCTTCGATTTCCACAACGGTGTCTTCTTCGGCCCGGTCTTCAAGGGCGCGTATCCGGAAAGCTTCCTCTCCGCCCTCGGCCACCGCATGCCCGCCATCGAACCCGGCGACATGGAGACGATTGCCCAGCCGCTCGACTGGTGGGGCCTCAACTATTACACGCCCATGCGCGTTGCCGACGATCCGGCCGAGGCCGCGGAGTTTCCGGCGACGGTACCGGCCCCGCCGGTGGCGGATATCAAGACGGATATCGGCTGGGAGGTCTACGCTCCCGCGCTCGGCGACCTCATCCGCAAGCTCAATGCCGACTATGCGCTGCCGGATTGCTACATCACGGAAAACGGCGCCTGCTACAATATGGGCGTGGAGAACGGCACGGTGGATGACCAGCCGCGCCTCGACTACATCGCCGAGCATCTCGGCGTGACGGCGGACCTCATCAGCGAGGGCTATCCGATGCGCGGCTATTTCGCCTGGAGCCTCATGGACAATTTCGAATGGGCGGAAGGCTATCGCATGCGCTTCGGCATCGTGCATGTCGATTACGAGACGCAGGTGCGCACGGTGAAGAAGAGTGGCCATTGGTACGGCGCGCTGGCGGGGCAGTTCCCGAAGGGCAATCATCGCGCGGGCTGA
- a CDS encoding Gfo/Idh/MocA family protein produces the protein MAIEGSASEARERRIRLGMVGGGSGAFIGAVHRIAARLDDHYELVAGALSSSPEKAEQSARELGLDPSRSYGSFKEMAIREAKLKNGIEAVAIVTPNHVHYEAAKEFLKRGIHVICDKPLTSTLADARKLKKLAEESDALFVLTHNYTGYPMVRQAREMVANGELGAIRLVQMEYPQDWLTEDIESSGQKQASWRTDPTKSGAGGSTGDIGTHAYNLGCFVSGLELEELAADLDSFVPGRRLDDNAHVMMRFKAKDGVRAKGTLWCSQVAPGHENGLKVRVYGTKGGLEWVQADPNYLWYTPFGEPKRLITRGGAGSSPAAARVSRVPSGHPEGYLEGFANIYSEAARAIHAKRSGAKLDPAVTYPTVDDGLKGMLFVDACVQSSKKNGAWVKV, from the coding sequence ATGGCAATCGAAGGAAGCGCAAGCGAGGCGCGGGAGCGCCGCATCCGGCTCGGCATGGTGGGCGGCGGCTCGGGCGCGTTCATCGGCGCGGTGCACCGCATCGCCGCCCGGCTCGACGATCATTACGAACTTGTCGCCGGCGCGCTCTCGTCCTCGCCGGAAAAGGCGGAGCAGTCGGCCCGCGAACTCGGTCTCGACCCCTCGCGCAGCTACGGCAGCTTCAAGGAGATGGCGATCCGCGAGGCGAAGCTGAAGAACGGCATCGAGGCCGTGGCGATCGTCACGCCCAACCATGTGCATTACGAGGCCGCGAAGGAATTCCTGAAGCGCGGTATCCACGTCATTTGCGACAAGCCGCTGACCTCGACGCTGGCAGACGCCCGCAAGCTGAAGAAGCTGGCGGAAGAGAGCGATGCGCTCTTCGTGCTGACGCACAACTATACCGGCTATCCCATGGTTCGGCAGGCCCGCGAGATGGTCGCCAATGGTGAGCTTGGCGCGATCCGCCTCGTCCAGATGGAATATCCGCAGGACTGGCTGACCGAGGATATCGAGAGTAGCGGCCAGAAGCAGGCTTCCTGGCGCACCGACCCCACCAAATCCGGCGCGGGCGGCTCCACCGGCGATATCGGCACCCATGCCTACAATCTCGGCTGCTTCGTCTCCGGCCTCGAGCTGGAGGAGCTTGCCGCCGATCTCGACAGTTTCGTGCCAGGCCGCCGGCTCGACGACAACGCCCATGTCATGATGCGCTTCAAGGCGAAGGACGGCGTGCGTGCCAAGGGAACGCTTTGGTGCAGCCAGGTCGCGCCCGGCCATGAGAACGGCCTGAAGGTCCGCGTCTACGGTACCAAGGGCGGCCTCGAATGGGTACAGGCCGATCCGAACTATCTCTGGTACACGCCTTTCGGCGAGCCGAAGCGCCTGATCACCCGGGGCGGCGCAGGCTCCAGCCCCGCCGCCGCCCGCGTCAGCCGCGTGCCGTCCGGCCATCCGGAAGGCTATCTCGAAGGCTTCGCAAACATCTATTCCGAAGCCGCACGCGCGATCCATGCCAAGCGCAGCGGCGCGAAGCTCGATCCCGCCGTGACCTATCCGACCGTCGACGACGGTCTCAAGGGCATGCTGTTCGTCGATGCCTGCGTGCAGTCGTCGAAGAAGAATGGGGCCTGGGTGAAGGTGTAG
- a CDS encoding sugar phosphate isomerase/epimerase family protein, which produces MKTIKGPGLFLAQFAGDAAPFNSWDAITKWAADIGYKGVQVPSWDARLIDLKKAAESKAYCDEFAGKARENGVEITELSTHLQGQLVAVHPAYDEAFDGFAAPEVRGNPKARQAWAVEQVKMALTASRNLGLDAMASFSGALAWPFVYPWPQRPAGLVETAFDELAKRWKPILDHAEDNGVDICYEIHPGEDLHDGITYEMFLERTGNHARACMLYDPSHYVLQCLDYLDNIDIYKDRIRMFHVKDAEFNPTGRQGVYGGYQGWVNRAGRFRSLGDGQVDFGAVFSKMAANDFAGWAVVEWECALKHPEDGAREGAEFVKAHIIRVTEKAFDDFADAGTDEAANRRMLGL; this is translated from the coding sequence ATGAAGACGATCAAAGGCCCCGGCCTGTTTCTCGCGCAGTTCGCGGGCGATGCCGCGCCGTTCAATTCCTGGGACGCGATCACCAAATGGGCGGCCGATATCGGCTACAAGGGCGTACAGGTCCCGAGCTGGGATGCGCGCCTCATCGACCTGAAGAAGGCGGCGGAATCCAAGGCCTATTGCGATGAATTCGCCGGCAAGGCGCGCGAGAACGGCGTCGAGATCACCGAGCTTTCCACGCATCTGCAGGGACAGCTCGTCGCCGTGCATCCCGCCTATGACGAGGCCTTCGACGGCTTTGCGGCGCCCGAAGTGCGCGGCAATCCGAAGGCCCGGCAGGCTTGGGCCGTCGAGCAGGTGAAGATGGCGCTGACGGCGTCGCGCAATCTCGGCCTCGATGCCATGGCCAGCTTCTCCGGCGCGCTCGCCTGGCCCTTCGTCTACCCCTGGCCGCAGCGTCCGGCCGGTCTCGTCGAGACGGCCTTCGACGAACTCGCGAAACGCTGGAAGCCGATCCTCGACCATGCCGAGGATAACGGCGTCGACATCTGCTACGAGATCCATCCGGGTGAGGACCTGCACGACGGCATCACCTATGAGATGTTCCTGGAGCGCACCGGCAACCATGCCCGCGCCTGCATGCTCTACGATCCCTCGCACTATGTCCTTCAGTGCCTCGACTATCTCGACAATATCGACATCTACAAGGACCGCATCCGCATGTTCCATGTGAAGGATGCCGAGTTCAACCCAACCGGCCGGCAGGGCGTCTATGGCGGCTACCAGGGCTGGGTCAACCGCGCCGGCCGCTTCCGCTCGCTCGGCGACGGCCAGGTCGATTTCGGCGCCGTCTTCTCCAAGATGGCCGCCAACGACTTTGCCGGCTGGGCCGTGGTCGAATGGGAATGCGCGCTGAAGCATCCGGAAGACGGCGCCCGCGAAGGGGCCGAATTCGTCAAGGCGCACATCATCCGCGTGACGGAAAAGGCCTTCGACGACTTTGCCGATGCCGGCACGGATGAGGCTGCCAACCGGCGCATGCTTGGGCTTTGA
- a CDS encoding substrate-binding domain-containing protein: MRKKLLGLTVAAMALIAGAVHAEDKKVTIGVSIPAADHGWTSGVVYHAERVAKLLMERNPGLNVIVKTSPDPASQANAVQDLETQGIDALVILPTDPDPLVNAIKEVKGKGTFVALVDRAPSTNDNSVRDLYVAGNNFALGQTAGEYIKTTTPNAEVVVIRGMAIPIDQERQDGFDKGIEGSGIKILDRQYGNWNRDDAFKVMQDYLTKYPKIDVVWTQDDDMAVGVLQAIEQAGRTDIQYVVAGAGSKDMIKKVMDGDKMIPVDVLYPPAMIGTALEMTAANFYSQVPVRGVYTIDATLVTKDNAKDFYFPDSPF, from the coding sequence ATGCGCAAGAAACTTTTGGGCCTGACGGTCGCCGCCATGGCGCTCATCGCCGGCGCCGTTCATGCAGAAGACAAGAAGGTGACGATCGGCGTGTCGATCCCGGCCGCCGACCACGGCTGGACCTCCGGCGTCGTCTACCATGCCGAGCGCGTCGCCAAGCTCCTGATGGAGCGCAACCCGGGCCTCAACGTCATCGTCAAGACGTCGCCCGATCCGGCAAGCCAGGCGAACGCCGTGCAGGACCTCGAGACGCAGGGCATTGATGCGCTCGTCATCCTGCCGACCGACCCGGATCCGCTCGTCAACGCCATCAAGGAAGTCAAGGGCAAGGGCACCTTCGTCGCGCTCGTCGACCGTGCGCCGAGCACCAACGACAATTCCGTGCGTGACCTCTATGTCGCCGGCAACAACTTCGCCCTCGGCCAGACGGCCGGCGAATACATCAAGACCACGACGCCGAACGCCGAGGTCGTCGTCATCCGCGGCATGGCGATCCCGATCGACCAGGAACGCCAGGACGGCTTCGACAAGGGTATCGAAGGCTCGGGCATCAAGATTCTGGACCGCCAGTACGGCAACTGGAATCGCGACGACGCCTTCAAGGTCATGCAGGATTATCTGACCAAGTATCCGAAGATCGATGTCGTCTGGACCCAGGACGACGACATGGCCGTCGGCGTCCTCCAGGCCATCGAGCAGGCCGGCCGCACGGACATCCAGTATGTCGTGGCCGGCGCCGGCTCGAAGGACATGATCAAGAAGGTCATGGACGGCGACAAGATGATCCCGGTCGACGTGCTCTATCCGCCGGCGATGATCGGCACCGCGCTCGAGATGACCGCCGCCAACTTCTACAGCCAGGTTCCGGTCCGCGGCGTCTATACCATCGACGCCACGCTGGTGACGAAGGACAACGCGAAGGACTTCTACTTCCCGGATTCCCCGTTCTGA